The DNA region CTGGTCTACTCGCGGTGGGAGTTCGTCCGTCTGCGCCACGTCGTCCCCACGTTCCCGCCGCTGCTCGTCCTGTTCGGCGCGGCCGCCAGCCGCTGGTGGGACGTCGACCGGCCGAAGGTCCGGACCGGCGTCCGCGCGGCGCTCGCGCTCGTTCTCGTGTCGAGCGCGCTGATCGCCGGCGTCGCCGGCGCCGGCTACCTGACGGAGCCGCGTGACGGCGCGACGGAGTGGATCGCGACGAACACGAACGCCGACGACCGCGTCGAGGTCTACGAGAACTCCATCGCCGACGTGGGGACGCCCCACGGCCGGGAGACGGTCCACTTCGACTACCGGGAGGAGCGGGCCACGTCCAGCTCCTCGCTCGTCCTGAACGAGTCGCGGTTCACCGAGTGGATGACGAGCGGGCCCGAGCGCGAACCGGCCTACATCGAACTCACCGCGAACGAGCTGTCCTACGTCGACCCGACGGACACGGACTACCACCGCTACCCCGAGCGGCGGGCCTACGTCCGGGGCCTGCTCGCCGGCGAGTACGACTACCGCGTGGTCGCGACGTTCGGCCACTGGGAGCGGACCGAGACGCTCCGGGACGACTTCATGCGGGCCGTGTTCCGCCCCGAGGTCGAGGGCCAGGAGCGATACGTGGTGATCCTGGCCCACGAGGAGCGGACCGGGACGATGGCGGACGCCGGCGGTCGCGAGGTCCGTTCGGGCGGGTGACCACGAGGGAGAGCGGCTCTGCGTCGAGCGGTTGTGCGTTCGAACAGTCGTGGCCTCGCTCGCGCCGCGGGCGGGACCGGGTTCCGAAGGGATTGTATAGGTTCCCGGAAAATGACGGCACGAGCTTCGAATGAGAGATGTCGTCCTCCTGACCGCGGACTCGGTCCGCCGCGACTTCGTCGACGCGATGCCCTTCGTCGACGGCCACGACGTGCTGACGGGCGTGACCGCCGGCCACTACACCCGGCCCAGCCTCGCCGCCCTCCAGTCGTCGCGGCTGCGCGCCTCGGTCCAGTCCAGGGTCATCGGGCCCTCGCTGGCCGAGGTGCTCTCCGAGGCGGGCTACGAGACCATCGGGCTGGTCCCGACCGCCCAGGCCGACCCCGCCTTCGGCTTCGACGCCGGGTTCGACCACTACGACAACTACATGAGCGGCAGCGGCAACGCCGCGAAGAACCGCCGCAGCGGCCTCCGCGAGTTCCTCGGCTCGTTCGACATCGTCCGGCAGGTCTACCGCCGGGTCTACCCGATGGAGGCGAACATGGCCGACCTCCCGGCCGACGACGCGGTCGTCGACGAGGCCGTCGAGCGGTTCAACGACGCCGACGGCCCCCGGTTCCTCTGGGTCCACCAGATGGAGAGCCACCGCCCCTACGGCCGCGGCGACGACGCGATCCCGGGGTCGGTCGACCGGAAGGCCGAGGCCAGCGGCGGCCGCCACTGGTTCGGCTCCTCGGAGGTCACGGACGCGGAACGTCGCACCATCCTCGACGCCTACCGGGACGCGCTCGGCCGCGTCGACGACCGGGTCGAGCGGGTGGTCGAGGGGATCGACAGCGAGGACCCGATCTTCGCCTTCGCGGCCGACCACGGCGACGAGTTCGGCGAGGAGGGGTACTACTACCACCAGGGCTACCGCCGCAGGGTCGCCGACCCGATCATCCGCGTCCCGGTCGTCCTCGACGGGGTCGACACCGTCGGCGACCGGTGTAGCCTGCTCGACATCGCGCCGACGCTCGCCGGCGCGGTCGGCGCCGAGGCGCCGGCCGCGTGGCAGGGCAACGACCTCGCGAAGACCGAGACGGGCGAGACGCTCACGGTCGCGCCGTGGCACGACAGCGCGACGGTCTGCTGGCAGGACTTCGACCGCAAGCTCGTCGCGCGCGACGCCGACGTGTCGATCACCGACGACGAGGGCGAGGCGACGGTCGAACGGACCGACGTCTCGGAGGACGTGGAGGCGCAACTGCGCGACCTGGGCTACTCGGACGCGGGGTAGCCATGTCGCGGAAGAACCTCCTCCTCGTCACCGTCGACTGCCTCCGCGGCGACTTCGTCGGGACCGACCACGCCGACACGCCGTTCATCGACGGCCTCGTCGCCGACGGGACCGACTACCGCGAGATGTACGCCACGGCGACGACGACGACGCCCTGCGTCGCCAGCTACATGACCGGCACCTACTCCGAGCACAACGGCGTCTACTCGCTGGAGGAGGCCCGCCTCGACGAGTCGGTCCCGACGCTCGCCGAGCACCTCTCGGCCGCCGGCTACGACACGACCGCGATGGTCACGGGGCCCATCGTCGCCGACACCGGCCTCGACCGCGGCTTCGACGAGTACGCCTACCGCGACCGCAACGAGGAGCTCGTCGGCGACTGGTTCGACGAGGCCGTCGAGACGGTCGCGGGCCTGGAGGAGCCGTTCTTCTGTTACCTGCACCTCTGGGAGATCCACGACCCCGTCCGCGTCCCCGACGGCTACGATGACCCGGAGTACGGGCGCTACCCCTACGCGCGAACCCTCTCGGCGCTCGACCGCGCGCTCGGACGGTTCCACGACCACATCCCGGCCAACACCGTGACCGCCCTCCACGGCGACCACGGCGAGGCCATCGCCTACCGCGACAGTTACCTGCACAAGCTGACGAAGTTCCTCCGGACCGGGCTCCGCTACGGGCTCGGACTCGACACGCGCGCGCTCGAACGCCGCCTCAAGCGCCGGTTCGACCGCGACCCGCCGGTCCCCGACCACTTCATGGAGGACGGCCACGGCGAGAACGTCTTCGACTTCGTCTCGAACGTCCCGTTCGTCCTCTCCGGGCCCGGAGTCGAGGACGCCACCGTCGACGCGCAGGTCCGGCAGGTCGACGTGCTGCCGACGCTGCTCGACCTCCTCCGCGTCGAACCGACCGACGACCGGCCGATCGACGGCGAGTCGCTGCTGCCCCCCGAGTCGGTGAGCGACCGCGACGCCTACATCCGCGCCTGCGGGAAGTCGCTCGTCCGCGAGGCCAACTGGCAGCGCGCCGTCCGCGCGGAGGGCCACAAGTACGTCGAGTACGTCGACCGCGACTGGGAGCCCGAGCTGTACGACCTCGACGCGGACCCGCTCGAACTCCACCCCGTCGAGGACGAACCCACCGCCTCCGACCTCCGGTCGCGGATCCCCGAGGAGGGCGTCCGCGACGGCGAACAGCTGGAGATCGACGGCCTCCTGAAGGACCTGGGCTACAAGTAGGGGCGTCCCGCCTGTCGGGGTCGCACGGCCGCCGAGGCCGTCGGCCGTTCGGGTCGACTCGACCGCTCGCTGCGCTTTCGTTCACCGGATCCAGGTGACGAAGATCGTCCGCGCGAGCCCGACCGCGTAGCCGAGCTTCGGTTTCTTGGTCTCGCCGGCCTCCCGCTCGTGGATGGTCACCGGGACCTCGACGATGCGCAGGCCGTTCTTGCGGGACTCGATGATGAGCTCGGGCGCGGAGAACCGTTCCTCGGTGAGCGTGAGCTCGGCGAGCCGGGAGCCGCGGATGGCGCGGAAGCCGTTGGTGCAGTCGGTGATGTCGGTCTTGGCGAGGCGGTTGATCAGCCAGGTGAACGTGCGGATGCCGCCCCGGCGGGTGATCGAGTTGCCGGAGTTGTCCTCGCCGCGGTACCGGGAGCCGAGCACGTAGTCGGCCTCGTCGTCGACGATGGGGGCGACGAGGTCGTCGAGCTGGTCGACGGGGTGCTGGCCGTCGGCGTCCATCGTGACGACGATGTCGGCGCCGTGGTCGCTGGCGATGTCGAAGCCGGTCTGGAGAGCGCCGCCCTGGCCCTGGTTGATCGGGTGTTCGACGACGATGGCGTCGTACTCCTCGGCGGCCCGCCGGGTGGCGTCGTCGGAGCCGTCGGAGACGACGACCGCACGGACGAGGTGGTCGTGGATCCGGTCGGGCAGCGCCGCGAGGACGGTCCCGATCGTGTCGGCCTCGTTGTAGGCCGGGACGACGACGTACAGCGTCCGCTCGTCGAGGTCCGCGTCCGGGTCGGCCTGCTGGACGGCCAGGCTCCGCGTGAGGTCGCCGATCGTCCGCTGGCTGGTGTTGACCTGCGAGACGAGGTAGAAGATGAGCACGAGGAACGTGACGTTGGCGAAGATCTGGATGAGGATGAAGCGGCTCTCGAGGTTCAGGACGCCGGCGAGCGCGCCGTACAGCCCCGGCGCGAACGCGACGGTGAGCAGCCCGAGCGCGACCCCGAGGGCGATGGCGAGTTCCGCCCGCGAGAAGGTCGTGCGGTAGCGCTCGAACCCCCACAGGAGGACGACGGCCGCTACCCCGGCGAACAGCAGGGTCAGCGCCTCGTTGCTCAACCCCGGGAGGGCTGCCAGGGGGGCGTCGGCGGACACCAGCGGCGACATTGGTTCACCACGGATCACGAACGCCGCCCGATTTGTATCTGCCGGTCCCCCGCGGACGCTCCCGATACCCTTCTCGGAGATCCGGTCCTGGCGGTCGCGGGCGAAGCGCATCGCCCAAGTAGGCCGGGGGTGTACCCCACGACGAGTCTCCCCGCCGATGTCACAGCCACGCGCCGCGCTCTCCGTCGACCTCGAGTTCTTCACGCACCTGCCGGCCTACCGCGGGGCCCGCGGGGTCACCGACCGCCCGGCGGTCGGGCTCGGCGGCGTCACGGCGCTGCTCGACGCCCTCGCCGACGCCGACGCGGCGGGCACGTTCTTCACCGTCGGCGACATCGCCGACGACCACCCGCGGGTCGTCGAGCGCGTCGCCGACGAGGGCCACGAGGTCGCCTCTCACACGCACACCCACCAGCACCTCTCCGAACTCGACGGGGCAGAGCGCCGCGAGGAACTGGCGCGCTCGAAGGAGCGGCTGTCCGCGGTCGCCGGCGAACCGGTCACCGGGTTCCGCGCGCCGTCGTTCGACCTCGGCCCCGACCACTTCGGGACGCTGTCGGATCTGGGCTACGAGTACGACTCCAGCGTCGTCCCGTGTCGGTCGATCCCCGGCTGGTACGGCGGGGAGTTCGACGCCGAGCGCCCCGTCCCGGCGAGCGCCGTGGACCCGACCGCGCCGGACGAGTTCGTCGAGGTCCCGACCTCGGTGATGCCGCGGCTGCGCCTGCCGCTGACGGGGACCTGGATCCGCTTCTTCGGCGTCTCCTACACGCTCGCCGGGATGCGGCTGCTCGCCCGGCGCGGGATCGCGCCGGTGCTGTACGTCCACCCGTGGGAACTGGTCGACCTCCCGGCGGTCGAGGGGGTCCCGAAGCGCGTGTACGTCCGGACGGGCGCGTACATGCGACGGGCCATCCGCCGGATCCTCGCCGAGCCGTTCGAGTTCGTCACCGTCCGCGACCTCGCCGACAGCGTCGAGTCGAACGAACGGACGCCGTCCGCAGGGAGTGGTCGACCGTGAGCGACGAGGGAACCGAAAGTCCGTCCGGCGACGACTCGGCGGGCCGGTCCTGGCGGGGGCGGGCGCTCTCGGCGCTGCAGTGGGCGGTCGCGATCGGGGCGTTCTGGTACGTCGCCCGCGGGGTCGACTGGTCGGCGACGGGGGCGGAACTGGCGACGCTGGACGCGGTCGTGGTCGCCGGCGTGCTCGCGGTCACCGCGGTCGAGTTCGGCTCGCGGTTCGGGATGTGGTACGCGCTGTTGAACGGGCTCGGCCCGACGGACTTCCGGACGAGCGCGAACGTCGACCTGGTGATCAAGTTCGTCAACCACGTCGTCCCGTCGAAGGCCTCGGGCCACTCGGTGGCGCCGCTGGTCGTCCGCCACTACACGGGGGTCGACTGGGCCGAGGCCGTGAGCGTCTCGGGGCTCAACACCGGCCTCTACGCCGCCCTCTACGGGCTGGTCGCGCTCGCTGGGCTCGGCCTGTTCGCCCCCCGGCTCGGCGGCGGGTGGCTGCTCGTCATCCTGCTGTCGACGGGCGTCTACCTCGTCGCCGGCGTGCTCGTCCTGCTCGCGGGCCGGCGGATGAACGCGGCCGGCCGCCTGGCGAGCCGGCTAGGCGGGCTGCTGGGCCGGATCCCCCGGATCGGCGACCGGCTCGCCGGCGTCGCGGCCGCGCTGCCCTCCTTCACCGCCGACTCGGCGGGCGTGTTCCGCCGGCTGTCGGCGCGGCCCTCGGTCGTCGGCCCGTACGCGCTCGGGTGGGCGGGGACGCTGATGGTCTGTCCCGGGCTGCGCGTCTGGCTGCTGCTCACGGGACTGGGCGGGGAGTTCTCGCCCGTCCTCGCCCTGCCGGTCGTGCTCGTGACGGCCTACAGCGTGACCGTGCTGCCGCTGACGCCCGGGGGCGTCGGCGTCGCGGAGGCCTCGGCGACGGCCGTCCTCGTCGCCCTCGGCGTCGCGCCGGAGATCGCGCCGGTCGTGGTCCTCCTCGACCGCACCTTCGGCGTCTACCTCCCCGCCGTGCTCGGCTGGCTCCCCGCCGCGACGCTGGACTTCTCGGACCTGCTCGCTCGCGGCGAAGAGGGGAGCGGGTGACCGCTGCGGGTCCGTCGAATCGGCGGACGGCGGTACGAAACCCCGCTGCGGCGCGGCGACCGTCCGGCCGAACGAAACGTATTTCCGGCGGCCTCACGGCCTTCCGACAATGACGCGGACCTTCGTTGTCGGGCTCGACGGCGCCAGCTGGCTGCTGACCGAGCCCTGGATCGACGACGGGCTCCTCCCCAACCTCGCCGCCCTCCGCGAGTCGGGCACCTACGCGACCAGCCGGAGCTGCCTGCCGCCGGTCACCTACCCCAACTGGAAGTGCTACTCCTCCGGGAAGAACCCCGGCAAGCACAGCGTCTACTGGTGGGAGCGCATCGACCTCGCCGACGAGCGCATCGACATTATGAGCGGGAGCGACTACAAGACCGCCGAGCTGTGGGACTACCTCAACGCCGACGGCCAGCGGGCGGGCGTCGTCAACATGCCCTCGATGTACCCCCCGCGGGAGATCGACGGCTACGTCGTCTCCGGCGGCCCCGACGCCGTCGAGGGCGAGTACCGCTCGCTCGACTCCGGGTACACCCACCCGCCCGACTTCGAGGACGAACTGGCCGACCGCTACGACTACCAGGTCCACCCCGACCCGCTGCTGTCGTCGAACGACGAGCGCGGCGCCGAGGTCGACCAGATCCTGCGGCTGTTCGAACTGCGCCTCCAGGTTGCGAAGGACCTGTTCGTGGAGGAGGACCTCGAGTTCACCCACGTCACGCTGTTCTACCTCAACGTCCTGCACCACTTCTTCTGGGACGACGAGCCGACGAAGCGCGGCTGGCAGCTCGTCGACGAGTGGCTCGGTGAACTGGCCGAACTGGAGGACACGAACCTCGTGGTCATGTCCGACCACGGCGCCGCGGCGACGACCACGGAGTTCTACGTCAACGAGTGGCTCGCCGAGAACGGCTATCTCACCCGTGCGAGCGGCGTCGAGGACTACTTCCAGCGGGTCGGACTCACCCGCGAGACGGCGCTGGACGTGGCAAAGCGGTTCGGCCTCGTCGACTTCCTCGCGGAGAACGTCCCCCAGCGCGTCCAGGAACTGGTCCCCCAGAGCGCCGGCGCCAAGCGCGAGCGCAAGATGGAGCTGATCGTCCCGGAGGAGACGAAGGCGCTCGCCAGCGGCCAGGGGCCGATCTACGTCAACCCGCGCTTCGACGTGGAGTCGGTGCGCGAGGACCTCATCGCCGACCTCCGGGAGGTCACCGACGAGCACGGCGAGCCGCTGTTCACGGGCGTCTACCGCGCCGAGGAGGTCTACGACGGCCCCTACGTCGACATCGGGCCGGACGTGGTCGTCGACCAGCGCCCGGGCGTCCACGTCAACGACGGGATGGGCGGCGACGCCGTCCAGACCGAACCCGACCGCTGGGCCGCCGAGAACACGCCCACGGGCATCTTCGTCGCGGACGGCCCCGACTTCCGGAACCGCGGCGAGATCCCCGAGATCGACATCCGCGACATCGCGCCGACGATCCTCGCCGCCCACGGCGTCGACACCCCGACGGACATGGACGGCGAGGTGCTGGACATCTTCGTCGACGACCCCGACGTGGGCACGCAGGACCCGATCGACCACGAGACCGCCCGCGCCGGCGGGCCGGGCGACGAAGTGGCCGACCGGCTGGCCGAACTCGGCTACATGGAGTGAACGGCACGCGACCGCCGTCCCACCGGGCCGCCGGTCCGACCAGTGATGTGCGCGCGGGCCGTAGCGACGACCGACAATGTCGCTTCGCTCGCTGCTGGACCTCCCGATCGCGATGGGGTGGCGCCACCTCCTGTTCGCCAACTGGCCGGTCGACCCCGGCCTCGTCGACGCGCACGTCCCCGACGCGCTGACGGTCGACACCCACGGCGGGCGGGCCTGGCTCTCGGTCGTCCCGTTCACGAACGTCGCGGTTCGCCCGCGCGGCCTGCCGGCCTGGACCGGCCTCCCGCTGCCCGAACTGAACCTCCGGACCTACGTCACCCGCGAGGGGGAGCGCAGCGCCGAGGGCGCCGGGCCGACCGACGACGGCCCCGCCGAGGACCTGGGCGTCTACTTCTTCAGCCTCGACGCCGACGGGATCCTGGGCGTGACGGGCGCGCGCCTGTTCCACCACCTCCCGTACTACCTCGCCGACATGTCCCTGGAGGCCGACGCGTCGGGCGTCGAGTTCAGGAGCCGGCGGCGACACCCCGGCGCGCGGCCCTGCGACTTCGACGCCCGGTACGAGCCGGTCGGCGACGGCTTCCGCTCGGATCCGGGGTCGCTCGAACGGTTCCTCACGAAGCGCCACCGATTCTACACCGAGACGCCCGGCGGCGAGTTGCGCTACGCGCAGATCCGCCACCCGCCGTGGACCCTCTACGAGGCCAGCGTCGACCTCCGCGAGAACGAGGTCTTCGAGACCAACGGGTTCGACACGCCCGAGAGCGAACCAACCGTACTCTACAGCCCCGGGGTCGACGTGACCGCCTCCGGGAGCCGTCGGGTGGAGTGATCACCCCGGGGCGAGGGCCGACCCGGGTGAAGGTCTGGCTGGTCCCGCTCGCAACCGTTGCCCATTCCCGGCTCGGCGCCCAACCGCCGGGTGACATGACTTCGGAGATGACCGCCTACGTCGTCGAGGAGTACGGCGACCCGGACGTGTTCACCGAGCGGACCGTCGCGGTGCCCGAGCCGGGACCCGAGGAGGTCCGCGTCGAGGTGCGGGCGACCAGTCTCAACCCGGTCGACTACAAGATCCGGCGGGGCGACATCCCCGATTTCACCCCGGAGTTCCCCGCAGTCCTCCACTGCGACGTCTCGGGGGTCGTCGACGCGGTCGGCGAGAACGTCGACCGCTTCGACGTGGGCGACGAGGTGTACGGGATGCCCGGCGGCGCGGGCCGGGACGGCGCGCTGGCCGACTACGTCGTCGGCCACGCCGGGACCTTCGCACCGGCGCCGGAGACGCTCCCGCTGGCCGACGCGGCCGCGCTCCCCGTGGTCGCGCTGACCGCGTGGGAGATGCTCGCCGACAAGGCGACGGTCGACGTGGGCGACGACGTGCTCGTCTACGGCGCCAGCGGCGGCGTCGGGCACGTCGGCGTCCAGCTCGCTCGCTGGTTCGGCGCGGACGTGACCGCGACCGGCTCGACCGAGGCGAAACGGGCGTTCGCGGCCGACCTCGGCGCCGACCACACCGTCGACTACACCGCGACCGAGGTCGAGTCGTACGTCGACGAGCACGCCGACGGCGCCGGCTTCGACGTGGTCTTCGACCCGGTCGGCGACGACCACCTCCAGACGGCCTTCGACGCGGTCCGCCCGTTCGGGACCGTCGTGACCACCGAGTCGAGTTCGACCCAGGACGTATCGGCGCTGCACGCCAACTCGCTGGAACTCGGGGTCGTGCTCGTCATCCTGCCGGTGCTGCTCGGCGAGCGCCAGGAGCGGGTCGGCGACGAACTGGCCGACATCGCGGCGCTCGTCGACGACGGCGCCGTCGAGCCCCACGTCGACGAGCGGTTCGCCTTCGACGAGGTCGCCGACGCCCACCGCCTCGGCGAGGACGGCGACTTCGTCGGGAAGATCCTGCTCGAAACCGAGTGAACGAACACAAAGCATTTGTCGCGGTGGCCGGTTTCTCGGCAGTGATGCCCTCCACGATACCCACCGCGGTACCGCTACAGATGGGCGAGGCGGCGTTCGTCCTCCTGTTCGGCCTGCTGTTTTTCGCCGTCGGGATCGCGCTGATATTCTGGACGTACAGCGACGCCAAGAAGAACAGCAGCCACCCCGCGTTCCTCTGGGCCATCGTCGTCTTCCTGGCCCCGCTGCTGGGACTCGTACTGTACTTCCTGGTCGGCCGCGACCAGAAGTACTGACGGGCCGATTCCGGCCGCTGTCTGACCGACCTCTTCCGGTCGCTACCGATTCCGACGCCGGACGGCTCGCTGCAGGATCTCGCGATACCGCTCCTGAGCGGCCTCGAAACTGTACTCCGACTCGATCAGCTCGCGCCCGTTGCGACTGATCGCGGGCAGGTCCTCCCGGTCGAGGACCGCG from Halosimplex halophilum includes:
- a CDS encoding sulfatase-like hydrolase/transferase, encoding MRDVVLLTADSVRRDFVDAMPFVDGHDVLTGVTAGHYTRPSLAALQSSRLRASVQSRVIGPSLAEVLSEAGYETIGLVPTAQADPAFGFDAGFDHYDNYMSGSGNAAKNRRSGLREFLGSFDIVRQVYRRVYPMEANMADLPADDAVVDEAVERFNDADGPRFLWVHQMESHRPYGRGDDAIPGSVDRKAEASGGRHWFGSSEVTDAERRTILDAYRDALGRVDDRVERVVEGIDSEDPIFAFAADHGDEFGEEGYYYHQGYRRRVADPIIRVPVVLDGVDTVGDRCSLLDIAPTLAGAVGAEAPAAWQGNDLAKTETGETLTVAPWHDSATVCWQDFDRKLVARDADVSITDDEGEATVERTDVSEDVEAQLRDLGYSDAG
- a CDS encoding sulfatase family protein; amino-acid sequence: MSRKNLLLVTVDCLRGDFVGTDHADTPFIDGLVADGTDYREMYATATTTTPCVASYMTGTYSEHNGVYSLEEARLDESVPTLAEHLSAAGYDTTAMVTGPIVADTGLDRGFDEYAYRDRNEELVGDWFDEAVETVAGLEEPFFCYLHLWEIHDPVRVPDGYDDPEYGRYPYARTLSALDRALGRFHDHIPANTVTALHGDHGEAIAYRDSYLHKLTKFLRTGLRYGLGLDTRALERRLKRRFDRDPPVPDHFMEDGHGENVFDFVSNVPFVLSGPGVEDATVDAQVRQVDVLPTLLDLLRVEPTDDRPIDGESLLPPESVSDRDAYIRACGKSLVREANWQRAVRAEGHKYVEYVDRDWEPELYDLDADPLELHPVEDEPTASDLRSRIPEEGVRDGEQLEIDGLLKDLGYK
- a CDS encoding DUF2304 family protein — its product is MSPLVSADAPLAALPGLSNEALTLLFAGVAAVVLLWGFERYRTTFSRAELAIALGVALGLLTVAFAPGLYGALAGVLNLESRFILIQIFANVTFLVLIFYLVSQVNTSQRTIGDLTRSLAVQQADPDADLDERTLYVVVPAYNEADTIGTVLAALPDRIHDHLVRAVVVSDGSDDATRRAAEEYDAIVVEHPINQGQGGALQTGFDIASDHGADIVVTMDADGQHPVDQLDDLVAPIVDDEADYVLGSRYRGEDNSGNSITRRGGIRTFTWLINRLAKTDITDCTNGFRAIRGSRLAELTLTEERFSAPELIIESRKNGLRIVEVPVTIHEREAGETKKPKLGYAVGLARTIFVTWIR
- a CDS encoding polysaccharide deacetylase family protein; this encodes MSQPRAALSVDLEFFTHLPAYRGARGVTDRPAVGLGGVTALLDALADADAAGTFFTVGDIADDHPRVVERVADEGHEVASHTHTHQHLSELDGAERREELARSKERLSAVAGEPVTGFRAPSFDLGPDHFGTLSDLGYEYDSSVVPCRSIPGWYGGEFDAERPVPASAVDPTAPDEFVEVPTSVMPRLRLPLTGTWIRFFGVSYTLAGMRLLARRGIAPVLYVHPWELVDLPAVEGVPKRVYVRTGAYMRRAIRRILAEPFEFVTVRDLADSVESNERTPSAGSGRP
- a CDS encoding lysylphosphatidylglycerol synthase transmembrane domain-containing protein, whose amino-acid sequence is MSDEGTESPSGDDSAGRSWRGRALSALQWAVAIGAFWYVARGVDWSATGAELATLDAVVVAGVLAVTAVEFGSRFGMWYALLNGLGPTDFRTSANVDLVIKFVNHVVPSKASGHSVAPLVVRHYTGVDWAEAVSVSGLNTGLYAALYGLVALAGLGLFAPRLGGGWLLVILLSTGVYLVAGVLVLLAGRRMNAAGRLASRLGGLLGRIPRIGDRLAGVAAALPSFTADSAGVFRRLSARPSVVGPYALGWAGTLMVCPGLRVWLLLTGLGGEFSPVLALPVVLVTAYSVTVLPLTPGGVGVAEASATAVLVALGVAPEIAPVVVLLDRTFGVYLPAVLGWLPAATLDFSDLLARGEEGSG
- a CDS encoding alkaline phosphatase family protein, translated to MTRTFVVGLDGASWLLTEPWIDDGLLPNLAALRESGTYATSRSCLPPVTYPNWKCYSSGKNPGKHSVYWWERIDLADERIDIMSGSDYKTAELWDYLNADGQRAGVVNMPSMYPPREIDGYVVSGGPDAVEGEYRSLDSGYTHPPDFEDELADRYDYQVHPDPLLSSNDERGAEVDQILRLFELRLQVAKDLFVEEDLEFTHVTLFYLNVLHHFFWDDEPTKRGWQLVDEWLGELAELEDTNLVVMSDHGAAATTTEFYVNEWLAENGYLTRASGVEDYFQRVGLTRETALDVAKRFGLVDFLAENVPQRVQELVPQSAGAKRERKMELIVPEETKALASGQGPIYVNPRFDVESVREDLIADLREVTDEHGEPLFTGVYRAEEVYDGPYVDIGPDVVVDQRPGVHVNDGMGGDAVQTEPDRWAAENTPTGIFVADGPDFRNRGEIPEIDIRDIAPTILAAHGVDTPTDMDGEVLDIFVDDPDVGTQDPIDHETARAGGPGDEVADRLAELGYME
- a CDS encoding YqjF family protein; this translates as MSLRSLLDLPIAMGWRHLLFANWPVDPGLVDAHVPDALTVDTHGGRAWLSVVPFTNVAVRPRGLPAWTGLPLPELNLRTYVTREGERSAEGAGPTDDGPAEDLGVYFFSLDADGILGVTGARLFHHLPYYLADMSLEADASGVEFRSRRRHPGARPCDFDARYEPVGDGFRSDPGSLERFLTKRHRFYTETPGGELRYAQIRHPPWTLYEASVDLRENEVFETNGFDTPESEPTVLYSPGVDVTASGSRRVE
- a CDS encoding zinc-binding dehydrogenase, encoding MTSEMTAYVVEEYGDPDVFTERTVAVPEPGPEEVRVEVRATSLNPVDYKIRRGDIPDFTPEFPAVLHCDVSGVVDAVGENVDRFDVGDEVYGMPGGAGRDGALADYVVGHAGTFAPAPETLPLADAAALPVVALTAWEMLADKATVDVGDDVLVYGASGGVGHVGVQLARWFGADVTATGSTEAKRAFAADLGADHTVDYTATEVESYVDEHADGAGFDVVFDPVGDDHLQTAFDAVRPFGTVVTTESSSTQDVSALHANSLELGVVLVILPVLLGERQERVGDELADIAALVDDGAVEPHVDERFAFDEVADAHRLGEDGDFVGKILLETE
- a CDS encoding PLD nuclease N-terminal domain-containing protein; the encoded protein is MPSTIPTAVPLQMGEAAFVLLFGLLFFAVGIALIFWTYSDAKKNSSHPAFLWAIVVFLAPLLGLVLYFLVGRDQKY